In one Aquabacterium sp. OR-4 genomic region, the following are encoded:
- the acpP gene encoding acyl carrier protein codes for MSDIEARVKKIIAEQLGVPESDVTNEKAFVADLGADSLDTVELVMALEDEFGIEIPDEEAEKITTVQLAIDYAVKHQKA; via the coding sequence ATGAGCGATATCGAAGCACGCGTCAAGAAGATCATTGCCGAGCAACTTGGCGTGCCGGAGTCGGACGTCACCAACGAGAAGGCCTTCGTGGCCGATCTGGGCGCTGACTCGCTGGACACGGTCGAACTGGTGATGGCCCTCGAAGACGAGTTCGGCATCGAGATTCCCGATGAGGAAGCCGAGAAGATCACCACGGTGCAACTGGCGATCGACTACGCCGTCAAGCACCAGAAGGCCTGA